A single region of the Montipora capricornis isolate CH-2021 chromosome 13, ASM3666992v2, whole genome shotgun sequence genome encodes:
- the LOC138030150 gene encoding UDP-glucuronic acid decarboxylase 1-like, translating into MAYGIDAFSLLNRKCKFLILGVFGTILVVTWGTVNRNRTDLVNEGRISQRVLNDLKKDLEKYNIEMFNEKLKPFEIRIQNLENKERKYPPVKYLAEKERKRILVTGGAGFVGSHLVDALLIAGHEVTVADNFFTGRKRNIEHWIGHENFELLNHDVVEPLLLEVDQIYHLASPASPPNYMYNPIKTIKTNTLGTLNMLGLAKRVHARLLLASTSEVYGGELFLEHPQREEYWGHVNPIGPRACYDEGKRVAETMCYAYSKQEHVEVRVARIFNTFGPRMHMNDGRVVSNFIMQALEGKPLTVYGSGEQTRSFQYISDLVNGLILLMNSNFSEPVNIGNPGEYTIMQFAEMIRDAVGGKTPILNLKKMQDDPQRRKPDITRARTILGWEPKVPLNVGLNRTIEYFRKELDKSKTSKLVDL; encoded by the exons ATGGCATATGGTATAGATGCATTTTCCTTGCTCAACAGAAAATGTAAATTCCTAATTTTAGGTGTTTTTGGAACTATTTTAGTGG TAACTTGGGGAACAGTTAATCGCAACAGAACCGACTTAGTTAATGAAGGAAG AATTTCTCAAAGAGTTTTGaatgatttgaaaaaagatttagaAAAATACAATATAGAG ATGTTCAATGAGAAATTAAAGCCATTTGAAATCAGAATTCAAAATTTAGAAAACAA aGAAAGGAAATATCCACCTGTGAAATATTTAGCAGAGAAGGAACGCAAAAGAATATTG GTTACAGGTGGTGCTGGATTTGTGGGGTCTCATCTTGTTGATGCCTTGTTAATCGCTGGCCATGAG gtCACTGTGGCAGATAATTTTTTCACAGGAAGGAAAAGAAATATAGAGCATTG GATTGGGCatgaaaattttgaacttttaaATCATGATGTTGTAGAACCGCTTTTATTAGAAG TTGATCAAATATATCACTTGGCTTCTCCAGCATCACCACCAAATTATATGTACAATCCCATAAAG ACAATAAAGACGAATACATTAGGAACTTTAAATATGCTCG GGCTCGCCAAGAGGGTTCATGCTCGGCTCTTATTGGCTTCCACATCAGAAGTCTATGGAGGTGAGTTGTTCCTC GAACATCCTCAGAGGGAAGAGTATTGGGGCCATGTCAATCCCATTGGACCACGAGCCTGTTACGATGAAGGCAAACGTGTTGCCGAGACCATGTGTTATGCATACTCCAAACAG GAACACGTTGAGGTTCGCGTGGCCAGGATATTTAACACTTTTGGACCCAGGATGCATATGAATGATG GTCGTGTTGTTAGTAACTTCATCATGCAGGCCTTGGAGGGGAAACCATTAACA gTTTATGGAAGTGGAGAACAAACAAGATCATTCCAGTACATCAG tgACCTAGTGAATGGCCTCATACTTCTGATGAACAGCAATTTCTCGGAACCCGTCAATATA GGAAACCCAGGAGAATACACGATAATGCAGTTCGCAGAAATGATTCGAGATGCCGTTG GAGGAAAGACTCCAATTTTGAATCTTAAAAAGATGCAAGATGATCCTCAAAGACGCAAACCAGACATAACTCGAGCAAGGACAATTCTCGGCTGGGAACCGAAG GTTCCTTTAAACGTCGGCCTCAACCGAACGATTGAATACTTCAGAAAGGAACTGGACAAATCGAAGACGTCCAAGCTAGTCGACTTATAG